The DNA sequence GGTCGTGGGCAGCGTGGTCACCGGGTCTCCTTGCGCAGGACCGCCGCGACGGCGGGGATGTCGTCGGGGCCCATGACGGCTGCGATGTACCGGTCGGGTTTGACCAGGACGAACCGATGACGGGCAGGGGCGAGGGCCCGTTCGAGGCGGCCGTCGGCGTCCGCGACGGCCTCCCGGGGGCCGGCAGCCGGCGGCAGCCGGTCGCCCAGAAGGATGTCGATCCGTTTGATGTCCAGGACGTCGTCCGGCCAGTTCGGGCTGTCGAAGTGCTGCCAGGCGGCGTCGGGGACGTCGACGCCCAGCAGGGCGAACGACTGGCCGAGGACCTCGTCGAGGAGCCGCGGTCGCAGACTCGGTGGTACCAACACCCGCGGCTGGGGCAGTTGGGTGCCCGTCAGGCGGTGGGCGCCAATGACCAGGCCGGACTCGTGCCGGGCGCGGGGCCGGAACCGCATCTCGGTGAGGTAGCGCCGTCCGGGCGGGGTGCGCAGGAGCGTACGGGCGGCCACGTCGCGCAGCAGCGCGCGGCGCCGGTCGGTGGTCATGACGATGTCGCCGAGTCGTTGGGAGTGACGGACCATCGCGGTGGCGTGCTCGCGCCGCTCCGCCTCGTAGGTGTCGAGCAGGCTCTCCCGCGCGCGCCCGTGCCACACGAGGTCGATCTTCCAAGCCAGGTTCGCGGCGTCGCGTATGCCGGAGTTGAGCCCCTGGCCGGCGAAGGGCGGCATCATGTGGGCGGCGTCGCCCAGGAGCAGGACGTGCCCGTCCCGCCAGCGGTCGGCGACGACGGCGTTGAAGGTGTAGGTGGTGCAGCGCTCTACTTGGTCCTCGGCGAGGGGCCGGTAGGGCGCGACGAGCCGTCGGAGGGTTTCGAAGTCGGGGCGGACGCCCTTTTCGCCTTCGCCGGAGTGGAGGAGGAACTCGTAACGGCAGCGGCCGCCGCGGCCGGGGACGATGACGGTGGGCCGGTCGGGAGTGCCGTGGTGCATGCCGTAGCGCTCGTCATGATGGTCGCCGGTGGTGTCGGCGACCATCCAGACCTGTTGGTGGCTGGTGCCGGTCATGCCGATGCCGCGCAGATCCCGCACGGCGGAGCGGCCGCCATCGCACGCCAGGACCCAGCTGGCCCGGATGCTCTGGGTGCGGGTGGTGCCCGGCGTACGGACGGTGGCGGTGGCGCCGGCCGCGCCGGGGTCCTCGTCCACGGTGAGCAGTTCGGTGGAAAAGCGGATGTCCGCCTCGGGACGGGATGTCACCTCGTCCAGCAGGAGCTTTTCCAGTTCGGGCTGGACGAACTGGTTCTTGAAGGGGAAGCCGAGCCGGTAGGGGTGCGGGCCGCGGGCGTGGAACAGGGGGCGGCCCTTGCGGTCGTAGTAGCGGGTACCGGTGCCGGGAACAACGATCTCCAGGACCTTGTCCGCCAGTCCCGCTGCCTGCAGGGTGCGCAGGGATTCGTCGTCCAGGCTGATGGCCTTGGCCTCGTCGCTGGTGGAAGGGTTGCGTTCCACCAGGATGAGCGGCACGCCGCGGGCGGCCAGGAGGTTGGCGACGGTGAGGCCGACGGGGCCTCCGCCGACGACGAGTACGGGGTGTCGCGGGTTCACGGGTTGACCACCACCATCCATAGGGGTTCCGTCCTGCTCCGCAGGGCGGCGACGGCCTCGGCCGCTTCGGTGAGCGGGTATCGGTGGGTGATGAGTTCGTCGGCCCGCAGCGTGTTCCGGGCGAGGAGGGCGAGGACCTGCTGGGCGTCCGTGCGCGTGCAGGCGCGGGTCCCGATGACACGCCAGCAATTGACCATGATGGCGGCCGTGGGCAGCGTCAGCGGGCTGGGGTTGGCGCCCATGTGGACGAGGGCGCCGCCGGTGGTGAGCGCGGCGAGTGCCTGGGAGGTGGCCGGGCCTTCCGGGACGAAGTCGAGAACCGCGTCGGCTCCCCGCGGGGCGAGGCGGCGCAGGGCACGGGTGAGTCCACCGTCCTCGGCCCAGGTGGCGGGCAGTTCCTCGAGCGCCACCAGGTCGGTGGCCACGCCCCCGGCGAGCCTGCCGACGGCTCGCAGCCGTTCGGCGCTGCGCCCGACGAGGATGAGATGGGCGACACCGAAGTGGCGGGCGAGTTTGATGGTGGCCGTGCCCATCGTGCCGGTGGCGGCGGTCACCACGAGGGTGGATCCCAGTGGCAGATCGGCGAGTTTGAGGGCTCGCACGGCATTGGCCAGGTCGTGGACCTTGGCGCCCACGTCGAAGGACACGTTGTCGGGCAGGGGGTCCACCAGCCAGTGCGGTACCCGGATGTACTCGGCGAGGCCGCCGTCGTGGTAGCGCTCGTAGAGCGGCAAGGGGCCGTCGCTGAAGGCGGCGTGTCCGATGAGTGCCTGCTGCGGGCACATCATGTCCCGGTCGGATCGGCAATACGCGCATGCGCGGCAGTTGAGGTTGGGATGCACGCGCACACGCGTGCCGACGGCGAGGGTGTCGGCCTCGTTGCCGGTGGCGACAATGGTGCCGGCCGCCTCATGGCCGAGGGTGGTGGGGAGGTTCTTGAAGGCTCCCTGGGCAAGCAGGGTCATCATGCCGGGAGCGAGTCCGGCGGATGCCACCTTGACCAGGACGTCCTGCGGTCCGGGCTCAGGTATGTCGATCTTGTGCAGGTGCAGAGCGTCAGAGCCCTGTTGGGCGCGGACTGCGAGCATGGTGGTCGTCATGGGATGCGGCTCCTGTGTGTCAGGGCTGGAGGGCGGCCAGGCGTTCGGGGGTGTACGGCTCCGCGGTCCTGGTCGTCTCGGCGATCTGCGGGAGGTCTCGGTCGGAGAAGACAGTGAGGTACTCATTCGGCTCACGGCATACGCTGGTGCAGGCGATGCCGAGCGGGATGCGGACGAAGTCTCCCGGCCCCAGTTCGACGATTCCGCGCTGGCTGACGAGGGTTCGGTGCCCGCTGATCTGGTACTGGACCTCGTCCGCGTCGAGAGTGCGGCGGTAGGTGCGCTCCGCGGCGGGTGCATGGCGCACCATGCCCAGGCGAAAGCCCGGGGAGCGGTACATCCAGCAAACGCCGGGGGCTCCCGTGCCGGTCAGGACCCGGAGGCGTTCCTCCTCGGCGTGCGCCTGTGCCAGCAACCGCGACTCGTCGACGGGCGCCACGACGATGTCGTGTCCGGGGGTCCCCAGGCACTGGGTGACCGCCTCGTTGACCGGGCCCGGTTCCCAGCCGGGGAACGGCGGAGAGACGATATCGGATTGCCTGGCGGGGGAGCGTTCCTCCGTCACCGGCGCGGGTGCGTAGAAGAGCAGGTGACTCTCGCGTCGTCCGTAGTTGTCATGAGCGACACCACGAGGGATCCGGGAGAACTCGCCGGGCCGGTGTTCGACGACGCCCAGCTCCGTCATCAGGGTGCGCTCGCCGTCGATCTGGTAGGAGATTTCGTCGACGTCGCAGTTGCGGTGGTAGAAGGGCTGACGGTTGTCCATCGTCTGCCACTCGACGCGCAGTTGTGCGCTTTCGTAGACCCCGCGCGGTGGCGCGAACGGTACGGCTTTGTACTGCTGCGATATGTGCACCACGCTCAGCGGCTCGTGGTCCCGCCACAGCGTGACCGGGACGGGATTGCTGTGTGGCGGCGACAGCAGGAGGTGCTCGTCGCGTTCGATGAGTCGGGATGGCGCGGGGGAACAGGCGAGGGAGACGACTTCGTTGACGATGCCCATGAAACTTCCTTGGTCCGTCGGGTGGATGCGTCAGGCGCTGCGGGAGATGTGCTTGTCCAGAAAGCGGTGAGTGCGCTCCCAGGCGGTCTCCGCGCTGTCCTGGACGTACATGTGCGGGCGGGCGTCGCAGGCGAAGGCGTGTCCGGCACCCGCGTACACGTGGCTTTCGAAGGTGACTCCGGCGGAGGTCAGGGCCTTGTCAATGGCCGCGACCTGTTCGCTGGGGATGGTGGGGTCGTCCGAGCCGACGTGCAGCAGCATGGGGGCGTCGATGCTCACGGCGCGGTCCACGACCGCATGCGGGCCGGCCGCGATGCCGGGACCGTAGAAGACCACCACGGCTCCCAGGCCGCTGATGCGGGTGGCGGCGGTGAAGGCGGCCCGGCCGCCGAAACAGAAGCCGTTGATCGCGGTGCGGAACGCGGGGACGTGTTCGCGCTGCTGGAGGTGGTCAAGCACTGCCTCGACG is a window from the Streptomyces luomodiensis genome containing:
- a CDS encoding bifunctional 3-(3-hydroxy-phenyl)propionate/3-hydroxycinnamic acid hydroxylase; translation: MNPRHPVLVVGGGPVGLTVANLLAARGVPLILVERNPSTSDEAKAISLDDESLRTLQAAGLADKVLEIVVPGTGTRYYDRKGRPLFHARGPHPYRLGFPFKNQFVQPELEKLLLDEVTSRPEADIRFSTELLTVDEDPGAAGATATVRTPGTTRTQSIRASWVLACDGGRSAVRDLRGIGMTGTSHQQVWMVADTTGDHHDERYGMHHGTPDRPTVIVPGRGGRCRYEFLLHSGEGEKGVRPDFETLRRLVAPYRPLAEDQVERCTTYTFNAVVADRWRDGHVLLLGDAAHMMPPFAGQGLNSGIRDAANLAWKIDLVWHGRARESLLDTYEAERREHATAMVRHSQRLGDIVMTTDRRRALLRDVAARTLLRTPPGRRYLTEMRFRPRARHESGLVIGAHRLTGTQLPQPRVLVPPSLRPRLLDEVLGQSFALLGVDVPDAAWQHFDSPNWPDDVLDIKRIDILLGDRLPPAAGPREAVADADGRLERALAPARHRFVLVKPDRYIAAVMGPDDIPAVAAVLRKETR
- a CDS encoding alcohol dehydrogenase catalytic domain-containing protein, producing the protein MTTTMLAVRAQQGSDALHLHKIDIPEPGPQDVLVKVASAGLAPGMMTLLAQGAFKNLPTTLGHEAAGTIVATGNEADTLAVGTRVRVHPNLNCRACAYCRSDRDMMCPQQALIGHAAFSDGPLPLYERYHDGGLAEYIRVPHWLVDPLPDNVSFDVGAKVHDLANAVRALKLADLPLGSTLVVTAATGTMGTATIKLARHFGVAHLILVGRSAERLRAVGRLAGGVATDLVALEELPATWAEDGGLTRALRRLAPRGADAVLDFVPEGPATSQALAALTTGGALVHMGANPSPLTLPTAAIMVNCWRVIGTRACTRTDAQQVLALLARNTLRADELITHRYPLTEAAEAVAALRSRTEPLWMVVVNP
- a CDS encoding dienelactone hydrolase family protein; the encoded protein is MNDHRTTAAATTDWTTVPTADGPMRVYLARPDRPADRAVIVLQEAFGVNDHIQDIARRYAARGFLALAPDLFHRTGVGTLGYEQHAEAMPLIGAIGPDAITTDVEAVLDHLQQREHVPAFRTAINGFCFGGRAAFTAATRISGLGAVVVFYGPGIAAGPHAVVDRAVSIDAPMLLHVGSDDPTIPSEQVAAIDKALTSAGVTFESHVYAGAGHAFACDARPHMYVQDSAETAWERTHRFLDKHISRSA